In a single window of the Anaerocolumna cellulosilytica genome:
- a CDS encoding TrkH family potassium uptake protein, giving the protein MSIFKKMSPGRFIVLGFAVVILMGAVLLTIPISANNNVNVSFLDALFSATSAVCVTGLAVIDIGDSFNIFGRTVMALLIQVGGLGFASVGVGFFLLTRKKVSFKDRLLIKEALNLNSLKGIIKLVKSILIMTLCFEGIGTVLSFIVFSKDYPPLKALGISVFHAVSSFNNAGFDILGNFQNLIPYANNVLLNLTTCGLIIFGGLGFFVIKEIIQKRSFKKFSLHTKIVITMTIGLLSIGTILIKYTEDISWLGAFFFSTSARTAGFTTHAMGTFTNATLFVIIMLMFIGASPGSTGGGIKTTTTFTLFQSAYSIATNKHCSAFKRKIPNDVVMKAFVITLLAGVVVCVDTLLLSSIEPDYTFMQILFEVVSAFGTVGLSTGITPELSEASKIILILTMFIGRLGPLTIATIWSFKPMSSVSYSEETITIG; this is encoded by the coding sequence ATGTCTATATTCAAAAAAATGAGTCCCGGGCGTTTTATTGTTCTTGGTTTTGCAGTTGTGATATTAATGGGAGCTGTCTTATTGACGATTCCTATATCTGCCAACAACAATGTCAATGTTTCCTTTTTGGATGCATTATTTAGTGCTACCAGTGCAGTCTGTGTTACTGGATTAGCTGTTATTGACATCGGGGATTCATTTAATATATTTGGAAGAACCGTAATGGCACTTCTGATACAGGTAGGTGGACTTGGGTTCGCCTCCGTAGGTGTGGGTTTCTTCCTATTAACAAGAAAAAAGGTTAGTTTTAAAGACCGTCTACTAATAAAGGAAGCACTAAACCTTAATTCTTTAAAAGGAATTATTAAGCTGGTAAAGTCAATTTTAATTATGACCTTATGCTTTGAGGGGATTGGCACTGTATTAAGTTTTATTGTGTTTTCAAAAGATTATCCGCCTTTAAAAGCTTTAGGAATAAGCGTATTTCATGCAGTTTCTTCTTTTAATAATGCAGGTTTTGATATACTTGGAAACTTTCAAAACTTAATTCCGTATGCGAATAATGTATTACTTAATTTAACAACTTGCGGTTTAATTATTTTTGGAGGATTGGGTTTTTTCGTAATCAAAGAAATCATACAAAAGCGCAGTTTTAAAAAGTTTTCTCTGCATACAAAAATAGTTATTACAATGACGATTGGCTTGTTGAGTATTGGTACTATACTTATAAAATATACGGAAGATATAAGTTGGCTTGGAGCTTTTTTCTTTAGTACATCAGCCAGAACTGCCGGTTTTACAACACATGCAATGGGCACATTTACCAATGCCACATTATTTGTTATAATTATGTTAATGTTTATAGGAGCTTCTCCGGGATCTACCGGCGGTGGTATCAAGACAACAACAACATTTACACTTTTTCAAAGTGCTTACAGCATTGCTACAAATAAGCATTGTTCAGCATTTAAACGAAAAATACCGAATGATGTTGTAATGAAAGCGTTTGTCATTACCTTGTTAGCAGGGGTAGTAGTATGTGTTGATACACTCCTTCTGAGTAGTATTGAACCGGACTATACCTTCATGCAAATATTGTTCGAGGTGGTTTCAGCCTTTGGTACAGTTGGTCTGTCTACAGGTATAACACCTGAGCTTTCAGAAGCAAGTAAGATAATCTTAATACTTACGATGTTTATCGGTAGACTTGGTCCACTTACGATTGCCACCATCTGGTCATTTAAGCCTATGTCCAGTGTATCTTACTCAGAAGAAACAATTACAATTGGTTAA
- a CDS encoding AAA family ATPase, with the protein MTYFDNAKQIMIEINKAIIGKNQAVQKVLTAILAKGHILIEDIPGVGKTTLALAFSKTMTLDYNRLQFTPDVLPTDVLGFHVLGKDGGMNEFRPGPVMCNLFLADEINRTSSKTQSALLEVMEEGNVTIDGFTREVPKPFTVIATQNPIGSIGTQILPESQLDRFMIKISMGYPDILSEMSMLKGREKQKPLEILQKVVDKTDITKMQSLAEQTYIHDSIYEYMVKLVLQTRKHNFIELGVSPRGTIALMNMAKANAFMHGRDYMIPEDVKYVFRDVIAHRLIMSSKARINDMTIQRVVDSILQQVQAPKLA; encoded by the coding sequence ATGACATACTTTGATAATGCAAAGCAGATTATGATAGAAATTAATAAAGCGATTATCGGTAAGAATCAGGCAGTACAAAAGGTCTTGACTGCAATACTTGCCAAAGGTCACATACTAATAGAAGATATACCGGGTGTTGGTAAAACCACACTTGCGCTGGCATTTTCCAAAACCATGACATTGGATTACAACAGACTTCAATTTACACCGGATGTTTTGCCTACAGATGTATTAGGATTTCATGTGCTGGGCAAAGACGGTGGGATGAATGAATTTAGGCCCGGTCCGGTTATGTGCAATTTATTTCTGGCGGATGAAATTAACCGGACATCCTCAAAAACACAGTCAGCACTTCTTGAGGTAATGGAGGAGGGGAATGTAACTATTGATGGATTTACCAGAGAGGTTCCAAAGCCCTTTACAGTTATAGCCACTCAAAATCCGATAGGGTCTATTGGTACCCAGATATTACCGGAGTCCCAGTTGGACCGCTTTATGATAAAAATTTCTATGGGGTATCCGGACATATTAAGCGAAATGAGTATGCTTAAGGGCAGGGAGAAGCAAAAACCCCTTGAAATTCTTCAGAAGGTAGTAGATAAAACAGATATTACTAAGATGCAGTCCTTAGCAGAGCAAACATATATTCATGACAGTATCTATGAATATATGGTGAAACTTGTTTTGCAAACCAGAAAACACAACTTTATAGAACTTGGTGTAAGTCCACGAGGAACGATAGCTTTAATGAATATGGCAAAAGCAAATGCTTTTATGCATGGCAGAGATTATATGATTCCGGAGGATGTTAAATATGTATTTCGGGATGTAATAGCCCATCGATTGATAATGAGTTCAAAAGCCAGAATTAACGACATGACGATTCAGCGCGTAGTTGATTCCATATTACAACAGGTACAAGCTCCAAAACTAGCTTAA
- a CDS encoding DUF58 domain-containing protein encodes MLRNKIVYLFFLLFAGILSILYNVYFMSVVFIAVILLPFFLMGITATTLYFLKTDLELLDTSARKGDPFSVAVLVNNQTLFPVTKLTIELTYKNELSDLVKKEAVTLALDLRSSRRIDINLSSTHCGTIQFQIKRIKVYDYFQMFRISKKVNVCKSLAVIPPIHAIKEDFIEDKYNIESDFDTDNFSKHRSGNDPSEVFGIREYREGDKASRIHWKLSYKQNTLMIKEFSEPIKDSIFILLDFYLVEGERKRLYYYDGLLETVLSVSNACLDYGHPHSIYWCKENGSCIEQKITEREDYYGVLDVLLQEDAVTHSYSNAFNKKQLLSKDKATHVIYITTHVTEEMIAQASREWYGTLLYVFYIKVDETVVSKELHESFTMNDVILYEILLDDLKGSLGKISKR; translated from the coding sequence ATGCTTAGGAATAAAATAGTATACCTTTTCTTTTTGTTATTTGCGGGAATTCTTTCTATATTATATAATGTATATTTTATGAGTGTTGTTTTTATAGCGGTAATTCTCTTACCGTTTTTCTTGATGGGAATTACCGCAACGACGTTATATTTTCTTAAAACAGATCTTGAACTTCTGGACACTTCTGCCAGAAAGGGCGATCCCTTTTCAGTAGCTGTACTTGTTAATAATCAGACCCTATTCCCCGTTACTAAGCTTACGATTGAATTGACTTATAAAAATGAATTATCAGATTTGGTGAAAAAAGAAGCAGTTACATTAGCTTTGGATTTAAGAAGTAGCAGAAGGATTGATATTAATCTGTCCTCAACTCATTGTGGAACGATACAATTTCAGATTAAAAGGATAAAAGTATATGATTATTTTCAAATGTTTCGAATTTCTAAAAAAGTGAATGTATGTAAATCTTTGGCGGTCATACCACCAATCCATGCTATAAAAGAGGATTTTATCGAGGATAAATATAATATAGAGAGTGATTTTGATACAGATAATTTTTCAAAACATAGGTCTGGGAATGACCCATCAGAAGTGTTTGGAATTAGAGAATACCGAGAAGGAGACAAAGCAAGTCGAATACACTGGAAGTTATCTTATAAACAGAACACATTGATGATAAAGGAATTCAGTGAGCCCATAAAAGACTCTATTTTTATTTTACTTGATTTTTATTTGGTAGAAGGGGAGCGGAAAAGGCTGTATTACTATGATGGGCTGCTAGAGACTGTTTTAAGTGTATCCAATGCCTGCTTGGACTATGGGCACCCTCACTCTATTTATTGGTGTAAAGAGAATGGAAGCTGCATAGAACAAAAAATAACAGAAAGAGAGGACTACTATGGGGTTCTTGATGTCCTGTTACAAGAAGATGCAGTAACCCATTCCTATTCTAATGCCTTTAACAAGAAACAGTTACTGTCAAAGGATAAAGCCACCCATGTGATTTATATAACTACCCACGTAACAGAAGAGATGATAGCACAGGCGTCAAGAGAATGGTATGGTACATTGTTGTATGTATTTTATATAAAAGTTGATGAAACAGTAGTGAGTAAGGAGTTGCATGAAAGTTTTACAATGAATGATGTAATACTCTATGAAATCTTATTAGATGACTTGAAAGGGTCTCTGGGCAAAATTAGTAAACGATAA
- a CDS encoding inorganic phosphate transporter, which produces MTISLGDFLQQATSNPALLITVILTLGVILVNGWTDAPNAIATCVSTRSMDPKKAIIMAAIFNFLGVLVMTYVNATVAQTIYNMVDFGGDSRNSLVALCAALFAIVIWATAAWAFGIPTSESHALIAGLSGAAIALQKGFSGINGQEWIKVIYGLVISTGMGFGIGFVAVRLIESFCINIDRRKSRPFFQKAQIFGGAAMAFMHGAQDGQKFMGVFMLGIFLANGQSDVTNFRIPIWLMVLCSVVMALGTSIGGYRIIKTVGMGMVKLDTYQGFAADTAAAISLLISSVFGVPVSTTHTKTTAIMGVGASKRLSSVNWGIVKEMVAAWILTFPGCGVVGYLMAYIFMKLF; this is translated from the coding sequence ATGACAATTTCTTTAGGCGATTTTTTGCAGCAGGCAACAAGCAATCCTGCATTATTGATAACGGTGATTCTAACGCTGGGTGTAATCTTAGTTAATGGTTGGACAGATGCACCAAATGCAATTGCGACCTGCGTTTCTACACGCTCAATGGACCCGAAAAAAGCAATTATTATGGCAGCCATATTTAATTTTCTTGGAGTACTGGTTATGACATATGTCAATGCCACCGTTGCGCAGACTATTTATAATATGGTAGATTTTGGTGGTGATTCCAGAAATTCTTTGGTAGCATTATGTGCAGCGCTCTTTGCTATTGTAATATGGGCAACGGCTGCATGGGCATTCGGAATTCCTACCAGCGAAAGCCATGCATTGATTGCGGGTCTGTCGGGTGCAGCAATAGCACTGCAAAAAGGTTTTTCCGGTATTAACGGACAAGAATGGATTAAAGTTATCTACGGTCTCGTTATTTCCACAGGAATGGGATTTGGAATAGGTTTCGTAGCAGTCCGCCTAATTGAGTCATTTTGTATAAATATTGACAGACGCAAATCCAGACCGTTTTTTCAAAAGGCACAGATATTTGGCGGGGCTGCAATGGCGTTTATGCATGGGGCACAAGATGGACAAAAATTTATGGGTGTTTTCATGCTTGGAATCTTCCTTGCAAATGGTCAAAGTGATGTAACAAATTTTAGAATCCCCATATGGTTGATGGTATTATGTTCTGTAGTTATGGCTCTAGGCACCTCTATAGGAGGTTATCGTATTATAAAGACGGTTGGAATGGGAATGGTTAAACTTGATACATATCAAGGGTTTGCAGCAGATACGGCAGCTGCAATCAGTCTGCTAATATCCTCCGTGTTTGGTGTACCGGTAAGTACCACACATACAAAAACCACAGCAATCATGGGAGTGGGTGCATCAAAAAGACTTTCTTCTGTAAACTGGGGAATTGTAAAAGAAATGGTAGCAGCTTGGATACTTACCTTTCCTGGGTGTGGTGTCGTAGGATATTTAATGGCATATATTTTTATGAAGCTTTTTTAA
- a CDS encoding ATP-binding protein, with protein MNRPTKIIALMDFFKTTTILTLATITAFFFKYATGSYHNVSIVYVLAVVLISKNTNGYVWGIFSSLAGVIGVNYYFTLPYFNLDFTRNGYPITFLGMLLISILTSTTTVHLKEHAKKADERETRNRKLNEINNKLLSVNGLNSIVELALDYITDFVGASTVFYPVSPQLSNNGTYHCLSQDHEKLFKSHHETFIAHWVFENTKAAGIYTDYPQNSSCTYLPLISHDTVFGVIGIYRPSMHSLSEDSLASLHLIISQVAIALERQHLSNNQQLIKLETEKEKMRANLLRAISHDLRTPLTGMIGASETLIKNRDKLPPDEQNRCLHYIYEDSNWLLHMVENLLTITRIKEGVSSVNKSQEILEEVITEAVLRLRKRYPGAVIQVHIPEEIVIVPMDPTLIEQVIINLVENSIKYSGTDDPVLLSAVLLEDSIHIQVTDNGIGITPSNLDTIFDGYSPDENKSSDTKKGFGIGLSICKTIILAHNGTIYAENKKDGGAVFVFTLPLERNNHE; from the coding sequence ATGAACAGACCTACTAAAATTATTGCCCTAATGGACTTTTTTAAAACCACAACAATTCTTACATTGGCAACCATTACGGCATTTTTCTTTAAATATGCTACTGGCAGTTATCATAATGTATCTATCGTTTATGTTTTGGCTGTGGTTCTTATATCCAAGAACACCAATGGTTATGTATGGGGTATTTTTTCTTCCTTGGCAGGTGTTATCGGCGTAAATTATTACTTTACCCTGCCTTACTTTAATCTTGACTTCACCCGTAATGGCTACCCGATTACTTTTTTGGGAATGTTGCTTATTTCCATCCTAACCAGCACTACTACTGTTCATCTAAAGGAACATGCAAAAAAAGCAGACGAACGAGAGACTAGAAATCGTAAATTAAATGAAATTAATAATAAATTACTTTCCGTAAACGGCCTTAACAGTATTGTAGAACTGGCTCTTGATTATATAACTGATTTTGTGGGTGCATCCACCGTTTTTTATCCCGTTTCCCCTCAGCTTTCTAATAACGGAACCTATCATTGCTTAAGCCAAGATCATGAGAAGCTATTCAAATCTCACCATGAAACTTTTATTGCCCACTGGGTATTTGAAAATACGAAAGCCGCAGGTATCTATACAGATTACCCACAAAATTCCAGCTGCACCTACCTGCCCCTTATCTCCCACGATACAGTTTTTGGTGTCATCGGTATCTATAGACCTTCAATGCATTCTCTATCAGAGGATTCCTTAGCATCTCTTCACCTTATTATTTCGCAGGTAGCTATAGCTTTGGAAAGACAGCATCTTTCTAATAACCAACAGCTTATAAAATTAGAAACGGAAAAGGAAAAAATGAGGGCAAACCTATTACGTGCCATATCACATGACCTTCGTACTCCACTCACCGGAATGATTGGTGCTAGTGAAACCTTAATTAAAAATAGGGATAAACTGCCTCCGGATGAACAAAATCGGTGTCTCCATTATATTTATGAAGATTCCAACTGGCTTTTACACATGGTGGAAAATCTTCTTACCATAACCCGCATTAAAGAAGGCGTATCCTCTGTAAATAAATCACAAGAGATTTTAGAAGAGGTTATAACAGAGGCTGTCTTAAGACTTCGTAAACGCTACCCCGGTGCTGTCATTCAGGTTCACATACCTGAAGAGATTGTTATAGTACCAATGGATCCCACCTTAATCGAACAGGTTATTATTAATCTTGTGGAAAATTCCATTAAATATTCAGGTACGGATGACCCGGTTCTATTATCCGCTGTCCTTTTAGAAGATTCTATCCATATTCAAGTAACTGATAACGGAATTGGGATAACTCCATCAAATTTAGATACCATCTTTGACGGCTATTCTCCAGATGAAAATAAAAGTAGTGATACAAAAAAGGGATTTGGTATCGGTTTATCCATATGTAAAACCATTATTCTAGCCCATAACGGGACTATATATGCTGAAAATAAAAAAGACGGCGGTGCTGTTTTTGTATTCACCCTGCCGCTTGAAAGGAACAATCATGAGTAA
- a CDS encoding response regulator has product MMSKNTVLIIEDEPNICNFISTALTASDYKTINCQTGKEALALIPSHCPDVVLLDLGLPDMDGIEVVEKVRSWSGVPIIVVSARDDEKSKVLALDAGADDYITKPFGTSELKARIRAALRHSLRLETGKALPVTLFKNRDLTIDFNKHLIIVRGEEVHLTQIEYKLVTLLAQNAGKVLTYDYMISKIWGPFALKDNQILRVNMANIRRKLELNPVEPEYILTEIGVGYRMLEEEI; this is encoded by the coding sequence ATCATGAGTAAAAATACTGTATTAATTATTGAGGACGAACCGAATATTTGTAACTTTATCTCTACTGCCTTAACTGCTAGTGATTATAAGACGATTAACTGTCAGACCGGTAAAGAAGCGTTGGCTCTAATCCCCTCTCACTGTCCGGATGTGGTTTTATTAGACCTTGGACTACCGGATATGGATGGTATTGAGGTTGTAGAAAAGGTTCGAAGCTGGTCCGGTGTCCCCATTATAGTAGTCTCTGCAAGAGATGATGAAAAATCTAAGGTACTGGCTCTAGATGCAGGCGCTGATGACTATATCACCAAACCTTTCGGTACTTCAGAATTAAAGGCTCGAATTCGTGCAGCACTTCGACACAGCTTAAGATTAGAGACTGGTAAGGCTTTACCTGTGACCTTATTTAAAAACAGGGATTTGACTATTGATTTTAATAAACATCTAATTATAGTTCGGGGTGAGGAAGTTCATCTTACCCAGATTGAATATAAATTGGTAACCTTACTGGCACAAAATGCAGGAAAAGTTTTAACTTATGATTATATGATATCAAAAATCTGGGGTCCCTTTGCTTTAAAGGATAATCAAATTCTGCGTGTAAATATGGCGAATATCCGAAGAAAATTAGAGCTAAATCCCGTAGAACCAGAATATATACTGACAGAAATCGGTGTGGGTTACCGGATGTTAGAGGAAGAAATTTAA
- a CDS encoding DUF47 domain-containing protein, which produces MKSRKEYNYFEAFINLSKFSLNSAEILNKTLHEFDIRKINEKIREMHNIEHSADIAKHEMLECLMKEFLPPIEREDINVLSQKIDDVTDAIEDVLICIDIFNVKHIRPEILKFTELIVDCCKSMDSALVEFQNFKKSKKLHSEIVEINRLEEEGDALYVNGVRNLYKTSGEPVELMVWTEIFRRLEKCFDACEDVANTIESIVMKNS; this is translated from the coding sequence ATGAAAAGTAGAAAAGAATATAATTACTTTGAAGCATTTATAAATTTATCAAAATTTTCACTTAATTCAGCAGAAATTTTAAATAAAACGTTACATGAGTTTGATATAAGAAAGATAAACGAAAAAATTCGCGAGATGCACAATATTGAACATTCTGCGGATATTGCAAAGCATGAGATGTTAGAATGTCTAATGAAAGAATTTTTACCACCCATTGAGAGAGAAGATATAAATGTTCTATCTCAAAAAATAGACGATGTAACAGATGCAATAGAAGATGTATTAATATGTATTGATATCTTCAATGTGAAACACATACGTCCGGAAATCCTTAAGTTCACAGAGCTGATAGTAGATTGCTGTAAATCCATGGATTCCGCACTTGTAGAATTCCAAAATTTTAAAAAATCAAAAAAACTTCATTCAGAAATTGTAGAAATAAATCGCTTGGAAGAAGAAGGAGATGCACTTTATGTCAATGGAGTGCGTAACTTATATAAGACCTCTGGCGAACCCGTGGAACTGATGGTGTGGACAGAAATATTCCGTCGCCTGGAAAAATGCTTTGATGCTTGTGAAGACGTAGCAAATACTATAGAAAGTATCGTAATGAAAAACTCATAA
- a CDS encoding potassium channel family protein: protein MLQHKSTIEFGIIGLGRFGFALAETLADAGKEVLVLDNNENKVKQIRHLTDNAFVVGALDKETLEDAGIQNCGTVIVCIGEKIDVSILTTLNVISMGVPRVIAKAISYEQGRVLEKIGAEVVYPESDMAIRLANRLVSTSILDSIELTGDIAIAELKLTHKIAGQTVLQANLRKKYNINIIALEQEGVTTTDITPDKVLMVDDKLVVVGKRINIKKFEEFLTGLR from the coding sequence ATGTTACAACATAAATCAACCATAGAATTCGGTATTATCGGCCTTGGACGCTTTGGCTTTGCACTGGCAGAGACCCTGGCAGATGCAGGTAAAGAAGTTTTGGTTTTAGACAATAATGAAAATAAGGTTAAGCAAATCAGGCATTTGACAGATAATGCATTTGTGGTAGGAGCGTTAGATAAAGAGACTTTAGAAGATGCAGGTATTCAAAATTGTGGGACTGTAATCGTATGTATTGGTGAAAAAATTGATGTAAGTATATTGACGACACTTAATGTAATCAGTATGGGAGTGCCAAGAGTGATAGCCAAGGCTATCAGCTATGAACAGGGCAGAGTACTTGAAAAAATTGGTGCAGAAGTAGTTTATCCGGAAAGTGATATGGCTATTCGCCTAGCAAACCGTCTTGTATCTACAAGTATTCTCGATTCGATTGAATTAACCGGAGATATAGCGATTGCTGAATTAAAACTTACTCATAAAATTGCAGGACAGACCGTATTGCAGGCTAACTTACGTAAAAAATATAATATTAATATTATTGCCTTGGAACAGGAAGGGGTTACTACCACAGATATAACACCGGATAAGGTATTGATGGTGGACGATAAATTAGTAGTAGTCGGAAAAAGGATAAACATTAAGAAATTCGAAGAGTTTCTAACCGGATTAAGATAA
- the ytvI gene encoding sporulation integral membrane protein YtvI: MNIEKQKAFLIRFVYIALILGLVFISLKYVMPLLMPFVIGLIVAAFLRPIIDVISAKLHIKRPIVSILILLIFYGVLVFLAVLAGARVFSYLQTLFPQIPTFYKESLEPAFDGMTNDLLNRFPELEVYLEEIFTSINQSILEFLTKVSQAVLGVITGFAGQVPTMLINLIFTIVSTFFFTIDYHRIVNFVLRQFAKEKRNMILLVKDNVIGTLGKFIRAYTVLIFITFFELSLGFIILRIPNALLIGLIVAIVDILPILGTGAVLLPWCMIAFIFGNNSMGIGILILYIIITVVRQTLEPRVVGQQIGLHPVVTLICIFVGAKLLGVVGIFLFPVTATIVKKLNDEGSIHLFK; the protein is encoded by the coding sequence ATGAATATAGAAAAACAAAAAGCATTTCTGATACGATTTGTTTACATCGCATTAATATTAGGGCTTGTATTTATCAGTTTAAAATATGTTATGCCACTTTTAATGCCCTTTGTCATTGGTTTAATTGTTGCGGCATTTTTACGTCCAATTATTGATGTGATATCTGCAAAGCTTCATATTAAGCGCCCTATTGTTTCTATATTGATACTTCTCATTTTTTATGGTGTTCTTGTGTTTTTGGCTGTATTGGCAGGTGCCAGAGTGTTCAGTTACTTGCAGACTTTGTTTCCGCAAATACCTACTTTTTATAAAGAATCTCTAGAGCCGGCTTTCGATGGAATGACAAATGATTTATTAAATCGTTTCCCGGAATTAGAAGTATATTTGGAAGAAATATTTACAAGTATAAATCAGTCAATTCTGGAGTTTTTAACAAAAGTGTCTCAGGCGGTACTGGGTGTAATTACTGGTTTCGCAGGGCAGGTACCCACCATGCTCATCAATTTGATTTTTACGATTGTATCCACCTTTTTCTTTACAATTGACTATCATAGAATCGTAAACTTTGTATTAAGGCAGTTTGCAAAAGAAAAACGTAACATGATTTTGCTGGTAAAAGATAATGTTATCGGAACTCTTGGCAAATTTATCAGGGCGTATACTGTACTGATATTCATTACTTTCTTTGAACTTTCGCTGGGATTTATTATTCTTAGGATACCCAATGCTCTATTAATAGGACTAATTGTTGCCATTGTAGATATACTGCCAATTCTGGGTACTGGTGCGGTACTGCTTCCATGGTGTATGATTGCCTTTATATTTGGTAATAACAGTATGGGTATTGGAATATTAATACTTTATATAATTATAACCGTTGTAAGGCAGACACTTGAACCAAGAGTTGTAGGGCAGCAGATAGGACTCCATCCGGTAGTAACTTTAATTTGCATTTTTGTAGGTGCGAAACTTCTTGGAGTTGTAGGTATATTTCTATTTCCGGTAACTGCAACAATAGTTAAAAAATTAAATGATGAAGGTTCCATTCACTTATTTAAGTAA